The following coding sequences lie in one Arachis ipaensis cultivar K30076 chromosome B05, Araip1.1, whole genome shotgun sequence genomic window:
- the LOC107639900 gene encoding uncharacterized protein At4g38062-like has translation MNQKAFKDLDEANVEIERLVEELTGKTDSLDNLKRSHNEKVNEIREAKLKIEEMDLEILQKESEIKDLKRDLSSKESIIKDLSAENEKLRAEFDERRRIWEDEKKQLALELEKANVKLENQELQLNVFKQEIETLEWCLEASNKKTRGQESDDVEEQFKHLQGVHEQLKGEFNSTMKGWELEKARLLYEISSLQGKLESRIKTSEDLQNQLHICKQALASAEEIRRKRDNEKKQEQEQEQEQENPRLQTFLREIQDDQVQEAGQYSLSKLRSELRILEEIHRECVSKFKARQAEWNFQLERSTRAITNYRSQLIYKTAEVEDLKVELEGSYSFSIEMMMLNEELSVTLIVLKSGIYDAKWKPFREGHEMEVVNQSGEDKLHQLMKQFEMKNGECDRTACLTRQVDSCALPLDLQNLEPNEIDRHRDMLDLLDAWDMVINESDQTLCEITEIEYELQMWKSFAERLKTDLDENFVIRKELESSLLAQVEFSETLKQERDSLASQVEQKTRSIEYLQEHFVRLKADSIEEEDSNFEDVQNKVALMAEAKELEEQSFSSQLASEEVALMAQAKELEEENPMEDKAFEKENPIEDECSSSLTRFSSQLAHEEVALMAQAKELEREIPMDEEFCSTFTSFSIPREEVALMAQGKELEQENPMEDECSSWSTSFSLHLANEQAEIKLLREACARITAAEVLAALEVEEKKLMIAELQGYIRCIEQKLELQEKNCSQTEQLALENRNLQENSTILSSEKEILLAFVLGLSGKLCDECTLIKDTKLIEMLRSIVQSFENDRKGDDALLVKENMKLHHPTEIKEPEIISNI, from the coding sequence ATGAATCAAAAGGCATTCAAGGATTTGGATGAAGCAAACGTTGAAATCGAAAGACTTGTTGAAGAACTAACAGGAAAGACGGATTCACTTGATAACTTGAAGAGATCGCACAATGAAAAAGTCAACGAAATACGAGAAGCAAAGCTCAAAATCGAGGAAATGGACCTTGAGATTCTTCAGAAGGAAAGCGAAATCAAGGATTTGAAGCGAGATTTGAGCTCCAAGGAGTCCATCATCAAAGATCTAAGCGCCGAAAACGAGAAACTCCGGGCCGAATTCGACGAGCGGCGTAGAATTTGGGAAGATGAGAAGAAACAGTTGGCGTTGGAATTAGAGAAGGCTAATGTGAAACTGGAGAATCAAGAATTGCAGCTTAATGTGTTCAAACAAGAGATTGAAACCCTTGAATGGTGTCTTGAGGCTTCAAACAAGAAAACCCGGGGCCAAGAAAGTGATGACGTGGAAGAACAATTTAAACATCTACAGGGGGTTCATGAACAACTTAAAGGAGAGTTCAATTCAACTATGAAAGGTTGGGAGTTGGAAAAAGCTAGATTGCTCTACGAAATCTCTTCCTTGCAGGGCAAGTTAGAGTCTCGGATCAAAACCTCAGAGGATCTGCAAAATCAGTTACATATATGCAAACAAGCCCTCGCTTCTGCTGAAGAAATTCGAAGAAAGCGCGATAATGAAAAGAAGCAAGAGCAAGAGCAAGAGCAAGAGCAAGAGAATCCGAGATTGCAAACGTTCCTTAGAGAAATTCAGGATGATCAAGTTCAAGAGGCAGGACAATATTCTCTGTCGAAGCTGCGGTCCGAGCTTAGAATTTTGGAAGAGATTCATAGAGAGTGTGTTTCAAAGTTTAAGGCTAGACAAGCTGAATGGAACTTTCAGCTAGAACGTTCGACGCGGGCCATAACAAACTACCGGTCTCAGTTGATATATAAAACTgcagaggttgaagatctcaaggTGGAACTGGAAGGTTCTTATTCTTTTAGTATTGAGATGATGATGCTGAATGAGGAGCTATCTGTGACGCTGATAGTGTTGAAAAGTGGAATTTATGATGCTAAATGGAAGCCTTTCAGAGAAGGCCATGAAATGGAAGTAGTAAACCAGAGTGGAGAAGACAAGTTACATCAATTGATGAAGCAGTTTGAAATGAAAAATGGAGAGTGTGACAGAACAGCATGTTTAACGAGGCAAGTTGATTCTTGTGCTCTCCCTTTAGATTTGCAGAACTTAGAGCCAAATGAAATTGATAGGCACAGGGATATGCTGGATTTACTCGATGCTTGGGACATGGTAATAAACGAATCGGACCAAACATTATGCGAAATAACCGAAATAGAGTATGAGTTGCAAATGTGGAAGTCATTTGCTGAACGTTTGAAGACTGATCTTGATGAAAATTTTGTAATTCGTAAGGAGCTCGAAAGTTCGCTCCTTGCACAAGTAGAATTTAGTGAAACCCTTAAACAAGAGAGAGATAGCTTGGCTTCTCAAGTAgaacagaaaacaagaagcatagAGTATCTGCAGGAACACTTTGTCCGCTTGAAAGCAGATAGCATAGAAGAGGAGGACTCGAATTTTGAGGATGTACAAAATAAGGTTGCTTTGATGGCTGAAGCCAAAGAGCTTGAGGAACAATCTTTTTCTTCGCAGCTTGCAAGTGAAGAGGTTGCTTTGATGGCTCAAGCCAAAGAGCTCGAGGAAGAGAATCCCATGGAAGACAAAGCGTTTGAGAAGGAGAATCCTATAGAAGATGAGTGCAGTAGCTCATTGACACGTTTTTCTTCGCAGCTTGCCCATGAAGAGGTTGCTTTGATGGCTCAAGCCAAAGAGCTTGAGAGAGAGATTCCTATGGATGAGGAGTTCTGTAGCACGTTTACATCTTTTTCTATTCCCAGGGAAGAGGTTGCTTTGATGGCTCAAGGCAAAGAGCTTGAGCAAGAGAATCCTATGGAAGACGAGTGCAGTAGCTGGTCCACATCTTTTTCTCTCCATCTTGCCAATGAACAAGCCGAAATTAAGCTGCTCAGAGAAGCTTGCGCAAGGATCACGGCAGCAGAGGTTCTAGCTGCGCTGGAAGTTGAAGAGAAGAAGTTGATGATAGCAGAACTCCAGGGATATATTCGTTGCATAGAACAGAAACTGGAATTGCAGGAGAAAAATTGCAGCCAAACAGAACAGCTTGCATTGGAGAATAGAAACTTGCAAGAAAATTCTACAATTTTGTCATCAGAGAAGGAAATTTTGTTGGCATTTGTTCTTGGATTGAGTGGTAAATTGTGTGATGAGTGCACCCTTATTAAGGATACAAAACTAATAGAAATGTTGAGAAGCATAGTGCAGTCTTTTGAGAATGatagaaagggagatgatgcacTTCTGGTAAAAGAGAACATGAAGTTGCACCATCCAACAGAGATAAAGGAACCTGAAATAATTTCTAATATATAA
- the LOC107642276 gene encoding uncharacterized protein LOC107642276 — MAVSLTRLSWWLWGGKKEKEPVSISGSSSSSTEWGFPMKEREAVMKFPLVKGTKVAPSSHRNKVKRKWQSREERRIRDHHDDDHANDIDDDVVLVPSDGGGGCLSGSESDDSDWSIGWLEPHGSSFQSFDDESDNSFAVLVPCYRPGCKEVEGSNNELLSVINDLPNEFSSAGMNYMDRWLASIQNFRA, encoded by the exons ATGGCTGTCTCTTTGACACGTTTGTCATGGTGGTTATGGGGTGGCAAGAAAGAGAAAGAGCCAGTTTCCATCAGtggctcatcatcatcatccactGAATGGGGCTTTCCAATGAAGGAAAGAGAGGCTGTGATGAAGTTCCCTTTGGTGAAGGGAACAAAGGTAGCTCCATCATCTCACAGGAACAAGGTTAAGAGGAAATGGCAGAGCAGAGAAGAGAGAAGGATAAGGGATCATCATGATGATGACCATGCTAACGATATTGATGATGATGTTGTGTTGGTTCCTTCTGATGGTGGTGGTGGGTGCTTGTCTGGCTCTGAATCTGATGACTCTGATTGGTCCATTGGGTGGTTGGAGCCTCATGGATCCAGTTTTCAGAGCTTCGATGATGAATCCGATAATAGTTTTGCTGTGCTTGTTCCTTGCTATAGACCTGGATGCAAGGAGGTTGAGGGTTCCAATAATGAGCTTTTGAGTGTCATCAATGACCTCCCAAATGAGTTTTCATCTG CTGGAATGAACTACATGGATCGATGGCTGGCTTCTATTCAGAATTTTAGAGCTTAG
- the LOC107639901 gene encoding protein NETWORKED 2D: protein MLQRAASNAYSWWWASHIRTKQTKWVEQNLQDVEEKVTHVLKILDEEGDSFAKRAEMYYKRRPELISFVEETYKAYRALAERYDHISIELQKANNQLAVACPDRVPYMDDDEDDGSPRPPKKMPEGSKQNIPKPPPKDLKSIVTTAAATKKLHSRKPASKDTNNTAAPKSGLSRKEAIEEVDKLQKQILALQTVKEFVKSSYDHSIARYWETEAQINELQERVSMLQDELGEGVVIEDSEARRLMAEAALKSCQEALTQLEAKQEESHDETRMTSNRINDIKAKLSSLMEEFHYTQSDSKEPRAKREMKKASETKDLEEEEEAILKQKREELQSLKNNIKEQFHSDSNSSLSVAEMAEKIDELVNKVISLETAVSSQTALVTRLRSETDELQEHIRTLEGDKESLINDKNRLNDQLREMEEKMHQVQDLNKIVEDENSSIQTQFTEARSNLEHISEKVQNEMHFEEVKATDSPQLENNASGKPESKYDVNSDLDLKLGTVEGDSTSDKKLEVVDSTENVVRADNKLEATGSTENDVVSGNEVKFTSSVETEYVIPTENKFPEEFKEQERILIPVINGDERVTVQSTNNENQISQQASNKADSSLPNLGTQDTDPKEVSSETEYASKAEASDKAMTKDDEPDWQGMFLSGLQDREKILLTEYTNTLRNYKDLKKRLADIEMKVHEDDLDQLKKLQAANALKDEEIRLLRQKLSLLDRSLEGTEDLTGSTVLERSIEELLETRLQYTSAIEEKFRARIDELLDENLKCWREFGASFEDVQRFETTIKDLMTEVSKIEAKGKALEGTSSTKYSLKSDARPIYQHLTETQTLLTAWLERSVLQNEELERRFSCLCNIQEDITSALNTSAEDDDFRFTSYQAAKFQGEVLTLKQEHTKFSAVLRTHIDVVTSLHREVEKALVRLNDQFGLSASRRGTRSETRNKVPLSDGKLWSNG, encoded by the exons ATGCTGCAGAGAGCGGCAAGCAACGCTTATTCATGGTGGTGGGCTAGCCACATCAGAACAAAGCAAACAAAATGGGTGGAGCAAAACCTCCAAG ATGTGGAGGAAAAGGTGACACATGTTCTGAAGATCTTAGATGAAGAGGGAGACTCCTTTGCAAAGAGAGCAGAAATGTACTACAAGAGGCGACCGGAGCTCATAAGCTTTGTGGAGGAAACATATAAAGCTTACCGAGCTTTAGCCGAACGATATGATCACATATCAATAGAGTTGCAGAAAGCCAACAACCAACTTGCAGTTGCCTGTCCGGATAGAGTCCCGTACATGGATGACGATGAAGATGACGGATCACCACGGCCACCAAAAAAAATGCCAGAAGGGTCAAAACAAAATATTCCAAAGCCTCCCCCTAAAGATTTAAAATCTATTGTAACAACAGCAGCAGCCACAAAGAAACTTCACTCCAGGAAGCCAGCCAGCAAAGATACTAATAATACGGCTGCTCCTAAATCCGGATTGAGTCGAAAGGAGGCAATTGAAGAGGTCGACAAACTCCAGAAACAGATTCTGGCGCTACAAACTGTGAAAGAGTTTGTGAAGAGCTCTTACGATCATTCCATTGCAAGGTACTGGGAAACTGAGGCGCAGATCAATGAGTTGCAAGAGAGGGTTTCTATGTTGCAGGATGAGCTTGGAGAAGGTGTAGTTATTGAAGATAGTGAAGCCCGCCGTTTGATGGCAGAAGCCGCTCTTAAATCATGCCAAGAGGCATTGACACAGTTGGAAGCGAAACAGGAAGAATCACATGATGAAACAAGAATGACATCAAACAGGATAAATGACATCAAGGCCAAGTTGAGCTCTCTCATGGAGGAGTTCCATTATACGCAGAGCGATTCCAAGGAACCAAGGGCCAAAAGAGAGATGAAAAAAGCATCAGAAACAAAGGacttggaagaagaagaagaggccattTTGAAACAGAAGAGAGAAGAGTTGCAGTCATTAAAGAATAACATCAAAGAGCAATTTCACTCAGACTCAAATTCATCTCTCAGCGTGGCAGAAATGGCAGAGAAGATTGATGAGCTTGTGAATAAAGTGATCAGCTTGGAAACTGCAGTTTCATCCCAAACTGCTCTAGTGACGAGGTTGAGATCCGAGACCGATGAGCTCCAAGAGCATATTCGAACTCTGGAAGGTGATAAGGAAAGTCTGATCAATGACAAAAATAGATTGAATGACCAACTGagagaaatggaagaaaagatgCATCAAGTACAGGATTTAAACAAAATTGTTGAAGATGAGAATAGCAGTATACAAACCCAGTTCACTGAAGCACGGTCCAATCTTGAACATATCTCAGAGAAAGTACAAAATGAGATGCATTTTGAAGAGGTTAAGGCCACGGATTCACCACAGCTAGAAAATAATGCATCTGGCAAACCTGAGTCAAAGTATGATGTAAATTCAGACTTGGATCTCAAGCTTGGCACTGTAGAAGGTGACTCAACATCAGACAAGAAGCTTGAGGTTGTTGATTCGACGGAAAACGTTGTTCGTGCGGATAATAAACTTGAGGCTACTGGTTCAACGGAAAACGATGTTGTGTCAGGAAATGAGGTTAAGTTCACCAGTTCTGTAGAAACTGAATATGTAATCCCAACTGAAAATAAATTTCCTGAAGAGTTCAAAGAGCAGGAGAGGATACTGATTCCTGTCATAAATGGTGATGAGAGAGTAACAGTTCAGAGTACTAACAATGAAAATCAGATCAGccaacaagcaagtaacaaggcCGATAGTTCTTTACCAAATCTTGGTACACAAGACACTGATCCTAAGGAAGTTTCATCGGAGACGGAGTATGCTTCCAAAGCTGAGGCCTCGGACAAGGCAATGACAAAAGATGATGAACCCGATTGGCAGGGAATGTTTCTGAGTGGATTACAAGACAGAGAAAAAATTCTGCTGACTGAATATACTAATACTCTCCGTAATTACAAAGATTTGAAGAAGAGACTTGCAGACATAGAGATGAAAGTTCATGAGGATGACTTGGATCAGCTGAAAAAACTGCAGGCTGCTAATGCCTTGAAGGATGAAGAGATTAGACTCCTACGTCAAAAACTAAGTCTCTTGGACAGAAGTTTAGAAGGAACCGAGGATTTGACAGGATCAACAGTATTGGAACGCAGCATTGAGGAGCTTCTAGAAACTCGTCTTCAATATACATCAGCCATTGAAGAGAAGTTCCGGGCAAGAATTGATGAACTTCTGGATGAGAATTTAAAATGCTGGCGGGAATTTGGTGCTTCGTTTGAGGATGTACAGAGGTTTGAGACCACTATCAAAGATTTGATGACTGAGGTATCAAAAATTGAGGCTAAAGGAAAAGCTTTAGAGGGTACTAGTAGCACAAAATATTCTTTAAAATCAGATGCACGGCCAATTTACCAGCACCTTACAGAGACCCAAACACTATTAACAGCATGGTTGGAAAGAAGTGTCTTGCAAAATGAAGAATTGGAGAGAAGGTTTTCATGTTTGTGTAACATCCAAGAAGATATAACATCAGCATTGAACACCAGTGCTGAAGATGATGATTTCAGGTTCACAAGCTATCAAGCTGCCAAGTTCCAAGGTGAGGTGTTGACCTTGAAACAGGAGCACACCAAGTTTTCTGCTGTACTTCGCACACATATAGATGTTGTGACATCCCTCCACCGTGAAGTTGAGAAGGCTCTTGTGAGGTTGAATGACCAATTTGGCCTCTCTGCTTCAAGGAGAGGGACAAGATCAGAGACTAGGAACAAGGTTCCTCTCAG TGATGGGAAGCTTTGGAGCAACGGTTAA
- the LOC107639902 gene encoding protein ecdysoneless homolog has product MKNMHTVRVRVPVSVAQVLKHEPCLISLAVEGFYDRDVDSMKFAARMERFLPRGKEEELVTVSVRMSRAMYAQLVRQTFRAPKVYPAAPPPGEREAFFEAELGMKIACGFEMMYQQSKRDGVEGKGRTWEAFRKSLEEVGYFQGLLPGSSEYQRLLQSAEEYYMNTSLHSRESELMSAPVRRIDEVLALPHSVDDFKGHDVPPSDDDSWLDNGEEELDSALLERTDEFDPSNIAKSMKAFVNTLSSYKGAEAPDDRNREVDLDVDQFIKDMESIMRCPGETANSNVEEGSSSDLDFDDSDESDMDESGEDNKDDMDAFMRSYSDVLNEQLKSTTLHRSFVRAKEQIPKKDEGTSAATEDMDEDFSPVDVDVNLVKSFLDSFSSQQGLPGPASNLLGLMGVQFPQDANKKGK; this is encoded by the exons ATGAAGAACATGCATACTGTTAGGGTTAGGGTTCCTGTGTCCGTTGCGCAGGTTCTGAAGCACGAGCCTTGCTTGATTTCGCTGGCTGTGGAGGGGTTCTACGATAGGGATGTCGACTCGATGAAATTCGCGGCGAGGATGGAGAGGTTCTTGCCGAGAGGGAAGGAGGAGGAGTTGGTTACTGTCTCGGTGAGGATGTCGAGGGCGATGTACGCCCAATTGGTGAGGCAGACGTTCAGGGCGCCCAAGGTGTACCCGGCTGCGCCGCCGCCAGGCGAGAGGGAGGCGTTTTTCGAGGCAGAGCTTGGAATGAAGATAGCGTGTGGGTTTGAGATGATGTATCAGCAAAGCAAGCGTGATGGGGTGGAAGGGAAGGGGAGGACATGGGAGGCGTTTAGGAAGAGCTTGGAGGAGGTAGGCTACTTCCAAGGATTGCTTCCGGGTTCCAGTGAGTACCAGAGGTTGTTGCAGAGTGCTGAGGAGTATTACATGAACACTTCTCTGCACTCTAGAGAAAG TGAGTTGATGAGTGCTCCAGTTAGGCGCATAGATGAAGTTCTTGCTTTACCGCATTCAGTGGATGATTTTAAGGGTCATGACGTTCCTCCATCTGATGATGATTCCTGGCTTGACAATGGAGAGGAAGAGTTGGACTCTGCCCTTCTGGAAAGAACTGATGAGTTTGATCCCAGCAATATAGCAAAATCCATGAAGGCATTTGTCAATACATTATCAAGTTATAAGGGTGCTGAAGCTCCTGATGACAG AAATAGAGAAGTGGACCTTGATGTAGACCAATTTATTAAAGACATGGAATCAATAATGAGGTGTCCAGGTGAAACTGCCAACAGTAATGTCGAAGAAGGCTCCTCTTCCGACCTGGACTTTG ATGATTCTGACGAGAGCGATATGGATGAATCTGGTGAAGATAATAAGGATGACATGGATGCTTTCATGCGTTCGTATTCTGATGTTTTGAATGAACAATTGAAGTCAACCacccttcatagaagttttgttCGTGCTAAGGAACAAATTCCAAAGAAGGATGAG GGAACATCAGCTGCCACAGAAGATATGGACGAAGATTTCTCGCCTGTAGATGTGGATGTGAATTTAGTAAAGAGCTTTCTTGATTCCTTTTCTTCTCAACAAGGGCTTCCTGGTCCTGCTTCCAATTTGCTCGGGCTCATGGGGGTGCAGTTCCCGCAAGATGCCAACAAGAAGGGCAAATGA